In Erigeron canadensis isolate Cc75 chromosome 1, C_canadensis_v1, whole genome shotgun sequence, a single window of DNA contains:
- the LOC122580350 gene encoding chitinase CLP-like, with amino-acid sequence MHLPVIKVLVFLAVCFSHDHVIKSQSTDFNTSVIPILKDATTSLPKISWSFRFPQWDGSLFYLIDLDAPFTWKNCVIRHIPVVCGLEEGCRFPLPCDNILCKEAQSYLNPTCPSTKNITSKYSCRICAATPFNPISKTCKISQLTTDLVTIYTTNGRNPSEFPRYPFGTEFVLSCAPNSLLKSFPQNVSGIASFSWSSLGFPRQVYNRNQAAKFALCLPGSSSSTGVTFLGDGPFHFTSLPNVDLRSILSYTPMIRKNSKSLGYYIKVNRILIKGTSIITKSISVKLSTVVPYTILRSDIYKSLTSSFSKAVKNIPSVTAVKPFSLCLKASAVGSVPSIDFETESGKIWTISKDNLMKNSGNGASCLAFVDGGSSVKDAVVIGTFQMENNFLFFDLVNQKLGFSSSLIPRGTSCSGFNFTVTP; translated from the coding sequence ATGCATCTCCCCGTAATAAAAGTACTTGTCTTTCTAGCGGTGTGTTTTTCTCATGATCATGTCATAAAATCTCAATCAACCGATTTCAATACCTCAGTGATACCGATATTGAAGGATGCCACAACATCTCTTCCCAAGATTTCTTGGTCATTTCGGTTTCCACAATGGGATGGCAGTCTGTTTTACCTCATTGACCTTGATGCTCCTTTCACTTGGAAAAACTGCGTTATTCGTCACATTCCGGTTGTTTGTGGCTTAGAAGAAGGATGCAGATTTCCTTTACCATGTGACAACATTTTGTGCAAAGAAGCACAATCTTATCTAAATCCTACATGCCCTTCTACTAAGAATATCACATCCAAATATAGTTGCCGAATTTGTGCAGCCACTCCTTTCAATCCCATCTCAAAAACTTGCAAAATATCACAACTAACCACTGATTTGGTCACAATATACACAACCAATGGCCGAAATCCTAGTGAGTTTCCAAGATATCCATTTGGGACCGAGTTTGTGTTGTCATGTGCACCCAACTCATTGTTAAAGTCTTTTCCTCAAAATGTTAGTGGAATTGCATCCTTTTCATGGTCTTCGTTGGGTTTTCCGCGTCAAGTTTATAATCGCAACCAAGCTGCTAAATTCGCACTTTGTCTGCCCGGCTCCTCATCATCCACAGGGGTTACATTTTTAGGCGACGGGCCTTTCCATTTTACATCTTTGCCAAATGTGGATCTTAGAAGCATTCTTTCTTATACTCCTATGATTAGAAAGAATTCTAAGTCCCTTGGATATTATATCAAAGTAAACCGAATCTTAATCAAAGGGACATCAATTATCACAAAAAGTATTTCAGTGAAGCTTAGTACGGTTGTGCCTTATACCATACTTAGAAGTGATATTTATAAGTCTCTTACTTCTAGTTTTTCAAAGGCTGTTAAAAACATTCCTAGTGTTACTGCTGTTAAACCTTTTAGTCTATGTCTAAAAGCTTCCGCGGTTGGATCTGTTCCGAGTATTGATTTTGAAACAGAAAGTGGCAAGATATGGACAATATCGAAAGACAACTTGATGAAGAATTCTGGGAATGGCGCATCATGTCTTGCATTTGTCGATGGTGGTTCTAGTGTCAAAGATGCAGTCGTTATTGGGACGTTTCAGATGGAAAataatttcttgtttttcgATTTGGTGAATCAGAAGTTGGGGTTCAGCTCTTCACTCATACCTCGAGGAACCTCCTGCAGTGGCTTCAACTTCACTGTAACACCTTAA
- the LOC122580371 gene encoding ADP-ribosylation factor, with amino-acid sequence MGLSFTKLFSRLFAKREMRILMVGLDAAGKTTILYKLKLGEIVTTIPTIGFNVETVEYKNISFTVWDVGGQDKIRPLWRHYFQNTQGLIFVVDSNDRDRVVEARDELHRMLNEDELRDAVLLVFANKQDLPNAMNAAEITDKLGLHSLRQRHWYIQSTCATSGEGLYEGLDWLSNNIANKA; translated from the exons ATGGGTTTGTCGTTTACCAAGCTTTTTAGCCGTTTGTTTGCTAAGAGAGAGATGCGTATTTTGATGGTTGGTCTCGATGCAGCTGGTAAAACAACAATCTTGTACAAGCTCAAGTTGGGAGAGATTGTAACCACAATTCCAACTATTG GCTTTAATGTCGAGACTGTTGAGTACAAGAACATCAGCTTTACTGTTTGGGATGTTGGGGGTCAAGACAAG ATCCGACCATTGTGGAGACACTACTTTCAAAACACACAAGGGCTTATCTTTGTGGTTGATAGCAACGATCGTGATCGTGTGGTGGAGGCTAGAGACGAGCTGCACCGGATGCTTAATGAG GATGAACTAAGAGATGCAGTGCTACTTGTGTTTGCCAACAAGCAAGATCTTCCGAATGCGATGAATGCTGCTGAAATCACCGATAAGCTTGGCCTTCATTCTCTCCGACAACGACACTG GTACATCCAGAGCACATGTGCCACCTCTGGGGAAGGTCTATACGAGGGACTGGATTGGCTTTCCAACAATATCGCAAACAAG GCATAA
- the LOC122585085 gene encoding uncharacterized protein LOC122585085, producing the protein MSKIIVASIAATAFGFTMDHIISSNKLFGGTTPKTMSKEWAEETERMKNAWPRVAGPPVVLNPITRQNFIVKSRD; encoded by the exons ATGTCCAAGATAATTGTTGCATCCATAGCAGCTACTGCATTTGGGTTCACAATGGACCATATCATTTCAAGTAATAAGCTATTTGGAG GTACAACTCCAAAAACAATGAGCAAGGAATGGGCAGAGGAAACAgagaggatgaaaaatgcatGGCCTCGGGTGGCTGGACCTCCAGTCGTTTTAAACCCTATCACTCGTCAGAATTTCATCGTTAAGTCTCGTGATTGA